The following coding sequences are from one Musa acuminata AAA Group cultivar baxijiao chromosome BXJ2-4, Cavendish_Baxijiao_AAA, whole genome shotgun sequence window:
- the LOC135610853 gene encoding tRNA-dihydrouridine(47) synthase [NAD(P)(+)]-like, which translates to MEGAAPAKEGSESVGTLESEGATRPRPEDLVARAIAPVKAEYLRPPPSRSVAVDSGVEDGSNEKKSSSTNVVVKEKKSRRQLKRERKQEQKSTRNICPEVAKSGNADACPYHGNCRFNHDMDAYLAEKPPDLEGTCPFVSAEEFCPYGITCRYASTHRQQTSLKLEVPATKSSEVNSLNKDLQKLLWKNKVSFPNADIQLKLLGLERGNGARANSGADHMKNHPENNIHLDDNKEMLCSLGAPTTCLENDCLDNGSISDDSRPLKKTKSQADKIDSSPKTKNFEESQDSCLQNGLEDVSPNNLYSSKDDLSLKPHAREIKLIDFRGKLYLAPLTTVGNLPFRRICKALGADITCGEMAMCTNLLQGQASEWALLRRHSSEDIFGVQICGAYPDTVARTVELIDRECEVDFIDINMGCPIDIVVNKQAGSALLTKPLRMKNIIQAASSTLSKPLTVKVRTGYFEGRNRIDSLVSDISNWGASALTIHGRSRQQRYSKLADWDYIYECAKKAPESLQVLGNGDIFSYTDWIKHTLDCPKLSTCMIARGALIKPWIFTEIKEQRHWDISSGERFNILKDFVRFGRQHWGSDTKGVETTRHFLLEWLSYTYRYIPLGLLDVVPQRLNWRPPSYYGRDDLETLMASDSAADWIRISEMLLGKVPEGFTFTPKHKSNAYDSAENG; encoded by the exons ATGGAAGGAGCCGCACCAGCCAAGGAGGGCTCGGAGAGTGTGGGAACCCTCGAATCCGAGGGCGCCACCCGGCCGAGGCCGGAGGATCTGGTAGCCAGAGCAATAGCCCCGGTTAAGGCCGAGTACCTCCGTCCTCCGCCTTCTAGGTCGGTTGCCGTCGATTCTGGAGTCGAGGATGGCTCCAACGAGAAGAAGAGCAGTTCCACCAACGTTGTCGTCAAGGAGAAGAAATCTCGGCGGCAGCTCAAGAGAGAGCGGAAGCAG GAGCAAAAGTCCACAAGAAATATCTGTCCAGAAGTAGCTAAAAGTGGCAATGCTGATGCATGCCCTTATCATGGTAATTGCCGCTTCAACCATGACATGGATGCCTATTTGGCAGAG AAACCACCTGACCTAGAAGGGACATGTCCGTTCGTCAGCGCTGAAGAGTTCTGTCCTTATGGAATAACTTGTAGATATGCCAGTACACACAGACAACAAACATCCTTAAAGTTGGAGGTACCTGCTACTAAGAGCTCTGAAGTCAACAGCCTAAACAAAGATTTGCAGAAGCTTTTGTGGAAGAACAAAGTTAGTTTTCCAAATGCAGATATTCAGCTCAAACTCCTTGGCCTTGAG CGTGGTAATGGTGCACGTGCAAACTCAGGAGCGGATCACATGAAAAATCACCCAGAAAATAATATTCACTTGGATGACAACAAAGAGATGCTTTGCAGCCTTGGAGCCCCCACAACATGTCTAGAGAATGACTGTTTGGATAATGGGTCTATCTCTGATGATTCAAGACCTTTGAAGAAGACAAAGAGTCAAGCTGATAAAATTGACAGCTCTCCTAAAACTA AAAACTTTGAAGAAAGTCAAGATAGCTGTTTGCAGAATGGGCTTGAAGATGTTTCACCCAATAATTTATATTCCTCCAAAGATGATCTGAGTCTGAAACCACATGCAAGGGAAATAAAGCTCATTGATTTTAGAGGGAAGCTATACCTTGCTCCCCTGACTACTGTTGGAAATCTTCCGTTCAGAAGGATCTGCAAAGCCTTAGGTGCTGATATTACTTGTGGAGAAATGGCTATGTGCACAAATCTCTTGCAG GGGCAAGCTTCAGAATGGGCATTGCTAAGGCGGCACTCGTCGGAGGACATATTTGGAGTACAAATTTGTGGAGCTTATCCTGATACGGTAGCACGTACAGTTGAGCTCATAGATCGTGAATGTGAAGTTGATTTTATTGACATCAATATGGGGTGTCCAATTGATATTGTTGTAAACAAGCAAGCTGGATCTGCTCTGCTCACGAAACCATTGCGGATGAAGAACATTATTCAAGCAGCTTCTTCTACACTTTCTAAACCTTTGACGGTTAAG GTGCGAACAGGTTATTTTGAAGGGAGAAATCGCATTGATTCTCTAGTTTCAGATATATCTAACTGGGGAGCCAGTGCACTGACCATACATGGTCGATCACGACAGCAACGCTATAGCAAGCTTGCTGATTGGGATTATATCTATGAATGTGCAAAAAAAGCCCCAGAAAGTTTGCAAGTTCTAGGAAATGGTGATATTTTCTCATATACTGATTGGATTAAACACACATTGGACTGTCCCAAGCTTTCTACGTGCATGATTGCTCGAGGGGCTCTAATCAAG CCTTGGATATTTACTGAGATTAAGGAACAAAGACATTGGGATATTAGTTCCGGGGAGCGATTCAATATCCTCAAAGATTTTGTTCGATTTGGCCGACAGCACTGGGGCTCCGATACTAAAG GTGTGGAGACAACGAGGCATTTCCTGTTGGAATGGTTGAGTTATACATACCGCTATATTCCACTGGGCCTATTAGATGTAGTTCCACAGCGTTTAAATTGGAGACCACCCAGCTACTATGGCCGAGATGACCTTGAGACCCTAATGGCTTCTGATTCAGCTGCTGACTGG ATTCGGATATCTGAGATGTTGCTTGGAAAGGTTCCAGAAGGCTTTACTTTTACACCTAAACACAAATCTAATGCTTATGACAGTGCAGAAAACGGCTAA
- the LOC103983044 gene encoding uncharacterized protein LOC103983044 has product MAWFFAERRGPQWKHGWREQTLSSLSLPPPQLIAIFAIVILFLSVSWYGDYKTQVRRTETSFRFLLFLLPAALIVVARYVVRDSWFVFRLPRARRESIHPAGSSPWGVLLLVLVLLVMVSYQSSFHAQWFRPLWRVD; this is encoded by the coding sequence ATGGCGTGGTTCTTCGCGGAGAGGAGAGGACCCCAATGGAAGCATGGATGGAGAGAGCAAACACTgtcctccctctccctccctccccctcAACTCATCGCCATATTCGCCATCGTCATCCTTTTCCTGTCCGTCTCGTGGTACGGGGACTACAAGACGCAGGTGCGGCGCACCGAGACCAGCTTCaggttcctcctcttcctcctcccggcCGCGCTCATCGTCGTCGCCCGCTACGTGGTGAGGGATAGCTGGTTCGTGTTCCGGCTGCCGCGGGCGCGGCGGGAGTCGATACATCCGGCGGGGAGCTCGCCGTGGGGGGTGTTGCTGCTGGTGCTGGTGCTGCTGGTGATGGTCTCTTACCAATCTTCCTTCCACGCTCAGTGGTTTAGGCCACTGTGGAGGGTGGATTGA
- the LOC135609200 gene encoding serine/threonine-protein kinase WAG1-like has translation MDREETLSFFPPDSYSDLDSSFTSSTTSASTFSARSSLSLASFSASTSSSSSFAPKPLPHNCSDPHWSALRAAANLSPDGLLHLHHLRLLRPLGSGHLARVFHCRLHGFDDDHSSSEFALKVIDLDALSRSSGNYSKPDDDEYEEESGDGRGRGKMWHVRAEARALAEMDHPFLPTLYARLDASHYACFLIDYCPGGDLHLLLRRCRGHRLPPVAARFYAAEVLLALEYLHALGFVYRDLKPENILLRTDGHIMLSDFDLSFRSHVTPVLRRRRQRRPRRRNRLFCCLLGCSVSSEDEEPEFVAEPSSAFSRACVGTHEYLAPEVVNGRGHGNGVDWWAFGVFLYELFYGRTPFKGATKEATLRNILTREVKFPETNGGNGSETKARDLISRLLVKDPARRMGSARGAAEIKRHPFFESVQWQLIRCTRPPVVTGPAGGARERAAKVKRAQWWSGWRKSAGINSNSRSNNNKT, from the coding sequence ATGGATCGAGAGGAGACGCTAAGCTTCTTCCCGCCTGACTCTTATTCCGACCTCGACAGCAGCTTCACTAGCTCAACGACGTCTGCCTCCACTTTCAGCGCCCGCAGCAGCCTCAGCTTGGCGTCCTTCTCGGCCTctacttcctcctcctcttcgtttGCTCCGAAGCCCCTCCCCCACAACTGCTCCGATCCCCACTGGTCTGCCCTCCGCGCTGCAGCCAACCTCTCTCCTGATGGCCTCCTGCACCTCCACCACCTCCGGCTCCTCCGCCCTCTCGGCTCCGGCCATCTCGCCCGCGTCTTCCACTGCCGGCTCCACGGCTTCGATGATGATCACTCGTCCTCCGAGTTCGCCCTGAAGGTGATCGACCTCGATGCTCTCTCCCGCTCCTCCGGCAACTACTCCAAGCCCGATGACGACGAGTATGAGGAGGAAAGCGGCGACGGCCGCGGCAGGGGGAAGATGTGGCACGTGCGGGCCGAGGCTCGAGCGCTGGCGGAGATGGACCACCCGTTCTTGCCGACCTTGTACGCCCGGCTCGACGCCTCACACTATGCGTGCTTCCTCATCGACTACTGCCCTGGTGGTGACCTGCACTTGCTCCTCCGTCGCTGCCGCGGGCACCGCCTACCGCCGGTGGCCGCCCGGTTCTACGCCGCTGAGGTCCTCCTCGCCCTCGAGTACCTCCACGCCCTCGGCTTCGTGTACCGCGACCTCAAGCCCGAGAACATCCTCCTCCGCACCGACGGCCACATCATGCTCTCCGACTTCGACCTCTCCTTCCGATCTCACGTCACGCctgtcctccgccgccgccgccaacgCCGCCCTCGCCGCAGGAACCGCCTCTTCTGCTGCCTCCTAGGCTGCAGCGTATCCAGCGAGGACGAGGAGCCCGAGTTTGTGGCCGAGCCATCGTCGGCCTTCTCGAGGGCGTGCGTCGGGACGCACGAGTACCTGGCCCCAGAGGTGGTCAACGGCCGCGGCCACGGCAACGGCGTCGACTGGTGGGCGTTCGGGGTGTTCCTCTACGAGCTATTTTACGGTCGCACGCCCTTCAAGGGCGCCACCAAGGAGGCGACCCTGCGGAACATCCTGACTCGGGAGGTCAAGTTCCCGGAGACCAACGGCGGCAATGGGTCGGAAACCAAGGCGAGGGACCTGATCTCGCGGCTCCTGGTGAAGGACCCGGCGAGGCGGATGGGGTCGGCCCGGGGGGCGGCCGAGATCAAGCGGCACCCCTTCTTCGAGAGTGTTCAGTGGCAGCTGATTCGGTGCACGCGGCCACCAGTCGTGACAGGCCCCGCCGGCGGCGCGCGTGAGCGGGCGGCCAAAGTGAAGAGAGCGCAGTGGTGGAGTGGTTGGAGAAAGAGCGCCGGCATCAATAGTAATAGTAGGAGCAATAACAATAAGACGTAA
- the LOC135610856 gene encoding ubiquitin-like protein 5, with translation MLEVVLNDRLGKKVRVKCNEDDTIGDLKKLVAAQTGTRADKIRIQKWYTVYKDHITLKDYEIHDGMGLELYYN, from the coding sequence ATGCTCGAGGTGGTGCTGAACGATCGGCTGGGGAAGAAGGTGCGAGTGAAGTGCAACGAGGACGACACGATCGGCGACCTGAAGAAGCTGGTGGCGGCGCAGACGGGCACCCGCGCCGACAAGATCCGCATCCAGAAGTGGTACACCGTCTATAAGGATCACATCACCCTTAAGGACTACGAGATCCATGACGGCATGGGCCTCGAGCTCTACTACAACTGA
- the LOC135610854 gene encoding uncharacterized protein LOC135610854: MGSLFENVQKKRFFPTMPYKDELPTFQVQQQQQQDTHLIGLRKRISCFSVKIQPLSSVSTEWAIRRCKSMPSIGEFAGGPLRRWWGSWWGWILSRKPVFAQDIEMNEEETAMLGWHSKGSWRHIFHRVRSEIRKLMRSNSLPTTQGFRYDSVGYAQNFDDGKPEELS, encoded by the coding sequence ATGGGCTCCTTGTTCGAGAATGTCCAGAAGAAAAGGTTCTTCCCCACCATGCCTTACAAGGACGAGCTCCCCAccttccaagtgcagcagcagcagcagcaggacacCCACCTCATAGGCCTGAGGAAGCGGATCTCCTGTTTCTCCGTCAAGATCCAGCCCTTGTCCTCGGTCTCCACCGAATGGGCCATCAGGCGGTGCAAGTCCATGCCGTCCATCGGGGAGTTCGCCGGTGGGCCTCTGAGGAGGTGGTGGGGCTCGTGGTGGGGGTGGATCCTGTCGAGGAAGCCGGTGTTCGCTCAGGACATCGAGATGAACGAGGAGGAGACGGCCATGCTCGGGTGGCACAGCAAGGGGAGCTGGCGGCACATCTTCCACAGGGTGCGTTCGGAGATCAGGAAGCTCATGCGATCCAACTCCCTCCCTACCACACAGGGATTTAGGTATGACTCGGTCGGCTACGCACAAAACTTCGATGATGGGAAGCCAGAAGAGCTATCATGA
- the LOC103983041 gene encoding adenosine kinase 2 yields the protein MAYEGVLLGMGNPLLDISAVVDEEFLNKYDLNPNNAILAEEKHLSLYDELAAKYNVEYIAGGATQNTIRVAQWMLQIPGATSYMGCIGKDKFGEETKKNAAVAGVNAHYYEDETALTGTCAVCVVGGERSLVANLSAANCYKIDHLKRPENWQLVEKAKYIYIAGFFLTVSPDSIQLVAEHAAAKNKVFMMNLSAPFICEFFRDAQDKALHYVDFVFGTETEARTFARVHGWETGNVEEIAVKISALPKASKTHNRITVITQGCDPVVVAADGKVRLFPVILLPKEKLVDTNGTGDAFVGGFLSQLVQEKSIDDCVKAGCYVANVIIQRSGCTYPEKPDFR from the exons ATGGCCTACGAAGGTGTTCTCTTGGGGATGGGGAATCCCCTCCTCGACATATCCGCCGTTGTCGATGAGGAATTCCTCAACAA ATATGATCTCAATCCAAACAATGCAATTCTTGCGGAGGAAAAGCATTTGTCATT GTATGATGAATTAGCTGCAAAATACAATGTCGAATACATTGCTGGAG GGGCCACACAGAATACAATAAGGGTTGCGCAG TGGATGCTTCAAATTCCCGGTGCAACTAGCTATATGGGTTGCATTGGAAAGGATAAATTTGGAGAGGAAACGAAGAAGAATGCCGCCGTTGCAGGCGTTAAT GCTCATTATTATGAGGATGAAACAGCCCTGACTGGTACATGTGCTGTATGTGTTGTTGGTGGTGAAAG GTCCCTAGTTGCTAACTTATCTGCAGCAAACTGCTATAAAATTGATCATCTGAAGAGACCAGAAAACTGGCAATTAG TTGAAAAGGCAAAGTACATTTACATAGCTGGCTTTTTCCTAACGGTGTCTCCTGATTCCATCCAACTTGTAGCTGAGCATGCTGCTGCAAAGAATAAG GTCTTTATGATGAACCTCTCTGCTCCTTTTATCTGTGAATTCTTCCGAGATGCCCAGGACAAAGCTCTACA TTATGTGGATTTTGTCTTTGGTACTGAAACTGAAGCGAGGACCTTTGCAAGAGTCCATGGATGGGAG ACAGGAAATGTTGAGGAGATTGCAGTAAAGATCTCAGCTCTGCCCAAGGCATCAAAGACACATAACAGAATTACTGTCATCACACAGGGTTGTGAtccagttgttgttgctgctgatgGAAAG GTGAGATTGTTCCCTGTTATCTTGTTACCAAAAGAGAAGCTTGTCGATACCAATGGCACAG GTGATGCATTTGTTGGAGGATTTCTGTCTCAACTGGTCCAAGAGAAGAGCATAGATGACTGTGTAAAAGCTGGGTGTTACGTGGCAAATGTCATAATCCAAAGGTCTGGCTGCACCTACCCAGAGAAGCCAGATTTCCGGTAA